Genomic DNA from Nonomuraea rubra:
GCTTCACGGATCCGGCCTCCGCGCCGAGACGGACGGAGACTCCCGCGTCCCGCAACGATTCGACGACCCGCTCGCCGGCGAACGGTTCCGCGAGCGGCAGCACCCCGTCACGGGCCAGCATCGTCACCGAGGCTCCGAGCGCGGCGAACGCGGTGGCCAGCTCCGAGGCCACGACGCCACCGCCGATGATGGCGAGCCTGCGGGGAACCGCGTTCGCGGCGACCGCCTCACGGCTCGTCCACGGCGCCGCCTCGCGTAGACCGGCGATGTCCGGGACCAGCGCGCCGCTTCCTGTCGCGATGACGACGGCGTGCCGCGCGGTCAGCGGGGTCCTGACGGCGTTCTCTCCGGTGACCTCGACGGTCCGGGCGGACGTGATCCGCCCCTGCCCGCGGTACAGCGGAATTCCCGCCTGCTCCAGCCAGGCGGCCTGCCCGTCGTCCTTCCAGGACGAGGCGAAGGAGTCGCGACGGCGGAGGACGGCGGCCACGTCCAGGTCTCCCGTCACGGCCTCACGCGCGCCGGGCACCTGGCGGGCCGCCCGAAGCGCCGCCGCGCTGCGCAGCAGCGCCTTGGTCGGCATGCAGGCCCAGTAGGAGCACTCGCCTCCGACCAGTTCCCGCTCGACGACGGCCGCGGTCAAGCCACCCTGCACCACCCGGTCGGCGACGTTCTCCCCGACCGGGCCCGCGCCGATGACGATGACGTCGTACGTCGTGGCGCCCATGTCAGTTCCCCTTGGCGGCGCGGCCGAGGCGCAGCGCCGAGACGAGGAAGAAGATGCCGCCGAGGACCGCGTAACCGGCCACGTTGGTCAGCGACGGATTCGGCGCGGAGGCCCCCATGACGAACGACGCCCCGGCCAGCACGGAGATGCCCCCGCTGAGGATCATCGGCCACTGGCCGCCCATCCTGCGACGGACGACGCCCACGACCAGCTGGACGAGCCCGGAAACGACCGCCCAGACACCCCACACGAGCAGGGCCCCCGGCACACCGGAGCTGGCGGCGGCGATGGCCAGGCCGACGGCGGCGAGAAGGCTGATGGCGATGTTCACGTACAGCCCGAGAGCCGGTCCGGTGGCACGGGACGAGCGAGCGTCCACGATCGCCGCGGCGACGTCGAACAAGGGGTAGAGGACTATCAGGGCGATTCCGAGCGGCCCGAGCTGCCCCTTCGTGATGAACATCAAGGCCGCCCAGACGATGGCGAACGCGAACCGCACGAAGTAGAGCCGGCGCAGCGCCGATGCGATCCGGCCGGCGGTGGGTGAGTCAACGGTGGTCACGATGGTCCCTTCCATGGTGTGGCGCAG
This window encodes:
- a CDS encoding dihydrolipoyl dehydrogenase family protein — translated: MGATTYDVIVIGAGPVGENVADRVVQGGLTAAVVERELVGGECSYWACMPTKALLRSAAALRAARQVPGAREAVTGDLDVAAVLRRRDSFASSWKDDGQAAWLEQAGIPLYRGQGRITSARTVEVTGENAVRTPLTARHAVVIATGSGALVPDIAGLREAAPWTSREAVAANAVPRRLAIIGGGVVASELATAFAALGASVTMLARDGVLPLAEPFAGERVVESLRDAGVSVRLGAEAGSVKRGDDGTVHLTLTDGEQIEADELLVATGRTPNTQDLGLDAVGLTPGAWLTVDDTLRVLGDDGAPIGDGWLYAAGDVNRRVLLTHQGKYQARAVGDVIVARAKGETVEGDRWGRHVATADERAVPQVVFTEPEIASVGLTAAAAEAAGLRVRAVDYDMGAVAGAGLQAEGYRGHARMVVDEDRKVIVGFTLAGPDVAELLHAATIAVAGEVPLDRLWHAVPAFPTVSEVWLRLLEAYGR